A window of Fibrobacter sp. UWB15 genomic DNA:
GCTTCGGCCCCTTCAGCTGTCGGCGCTTCGGCAATCACGCGGATGACGGGTTCGGTGTTGCTGGCGCGCACATGCACCCAGGACTTTTCGTGACCGAGCCACAGACCGTCGCGTTCATCCATATCCCAGCCGGCAAATTCTGCCTTGACCTTCGGCAAGATGTCTGCAACTTTCTTGTCGCCGAGTTCGAATTTCTTCTTGGGCATGGCGTAAGACGGATTTTCAGCAACGAACTTTTCCGGGCCTCCGTTATGGTGAGCCATCCAGCTAAGCACGAGGGCTGCCGCCACGAGACTATCACGACCGTAGTGGAGCGCCGGCAGAATCACGCCTCCGTTACCTTCGCCGCCGATGACGCAGCCCTTTTCGATCATCTGCAGGCTCACATTGATTTCGCCCACTTTGGCGCGGCTAAATTCGCAACCGTACTTTTCGGCGACATCCTGGTTCATGCGGCTTGTAGACAAATTAACACAAACGCTTCCCTTCTTCTGGCTAAGCACTTCTTCGGTCGCAATGGCGAGTGTGTATTCTTCGCCAATGCTCTGGCCAAGTCCATCGACGAGCGCGCAACGGTCTGCATCCGGGTCCACGGCAAAGCCTACTGCGCAACCGTTATCTTTCACGGCCTTGCGAAGGTCACCCAGGTTTTCGGGAATCGGTTCGGCGCCGCGCGGGAAGGTGCCATCAGGTTCGCAATGCACTCGTACGACATCGCAACCAAGCTGTTCCAACAAGCGCGGTACAATGTATGACCCCGCGCCATTCACGGCATCCACCGCCACCTTAAAGTGCTTGGCCTTGATTGCATCCACATCGACAAACGGAATCTTGAGCGTGCCATCTACATGTACGCCGTCGGCATCCTTCATGAACTCGTACTTACCCATGTTGCGGTAGTCGGGATAATCGAAGTTGTCGGCGTCGGCAAGTTCAAAAAGCTTCTTCACGTCGGCGGGACCGAGGAAAAGGCCCTTGTTGTTCAGAAACTTGAGAGCGTTCCATTCAAGGGGATTGTGGCTTGCGGTAATGATGATGCCCGCATCGGCCTTCAGCTCGGTAGTAAGAATTTCCACGGAGGGCGTCGTGGAAAGGCCCACTTCTACTACATCCACGCCCGAAAGGCGGCAAATGCCAGCCACAAACTGGCTAATGGCATCGCCGGTAGGACGGCTATCGCGACCAATGACG
This region includes:
- the glmM gene encoding phosphoglucosamine mutase; protein product: MSKLMRSISGIRGIVGDTLTPQVLKSHVSAFLQITAAKRVVIGRDSRPTGDAISQFVAGICRLSGVDVVEVGLSTTPSVEILTTELKADAGIIITASHNPLEWNALKFLNNKGLFLGPADVKKLFELADADNFDYPDYRNMGKYEFMKDADGVHVDGTLKIPFVDVDAIKAKHFKVAVDAVNGAGSYIVPRLLEQLGCDVVRVHCEPDGTFPRGAEPIPENLGDLRKAVKDNGCAVGFAVDPDADRCALVDGLGQSIGEEYTLAIATEEVLSQKKGSVCVNLSTSRMNQDVAEKYGCEFSRAKVGEINVSLQMIEKGCVIGGEGNGGVILPALHYGRDSLVAAALVLSWMAHHNGGPEKFVAENPSYAMPKKKFELGDKKVADILPKVKAEFAGWDMDERDGLWLGHEKSWVHVRASNTEPVIRVIAEAPTAEGAEALCTKVEKLI